From the genome of Phyllostomus discolor isolate MPI-MPIP mPhyDis1 chromosome 12, mPhyDis1.pri.v3, whole genome shotgun sequence, one region includes:
- the AEN gene encoding apoptosis-enhancing nuclease, whose translation MVPGEAPESAQCLCPLLTGPSAKDVLRRKHKRKSRQHQRFMARKALLQEQGLRRAPPEPASSPPHPPVPSEAPPGTEAASRGRQHLRDDESGGAPCGRKPTPQECAGPLPSKCVAIDCEMVGTGPRGRVSELARCSVVSYHGDVLYDKYIRPEMPVVDYRTRWSGITRQHMRTAIPFQVAQREILKLLKGKVVVGHALHNDFKALKYVHPRSQTRDTTCVPGLLSQPGLHPRTRVSLKDLALQLLHKKIQVGRHGHSSVEDAVTAMELYRLVEAQWEQQEAGRRRARPEDREPDSSTDMEQYMEDQYWPEDLGPGPGPGGGEGETQGRRV comes from the exons ATGGTTCCCGGGGAggcccctgagtctgcccagTGCCTGTGCCCTTTGCTGACCGGCCCGAGTGCCAAGGATGTGCTCCGGAGGAAGCACAAGCGGAAGAGCCGACAGCACCAGCGGTTCATGGCCCGGAAGGCCTTGCTGCAGGAGCAGGGGCTGCGGAGGGCGCCCCCAGAGCCGGCATCctcccctcctcatcctcctGTGCCGTCGGAGGCACCGCCAGGCACTGAGGCCGCCAGCCGTGGGAGGCAGCATCTGAGGGATGATGAATCTGGAGGTGCCCCGTGCGGCAGAAAGCCCACCCCCCAGGAATGTGCTGGGCCCTTGCCCAGCAAGTGCGTGGCTATCGACTGCGAGATGGTGGGCACGGGACCCCGAGGGCGGGTGAGTGAGCTGGCCCGCTGCTCCGTGGTGAGTTACCACGGCGACGTCCTCTACGACAAGTACATCCGGCCGGAGATGCCCGTCGTGGACTATCGCACCCGCTGGAGCGGCATCACGCGGCAGCACATGCGCACGGCCATCCCCTTCCAGGTGGCCCAGCGAGAG ATCCTCAAGCTCCTGAAGGGCAAGGTGGTGGTGGGCCACGCCCTGCACAACGACTTCAAGGCCCTCAAGTACGTCCACCCTCGGAGCCAGACCCGGGACACCACCTGCGTCCCCGGCCTCCTCAGCCAGCCCGGCCTGCACCCCCGGACCCGGGTGTCTCTCAAggacctggccctgcagctgctgcacAAGAAGATCCAG GTGGGCCGGCACGGGCACTCGTCGGTGGAAGATGCCGTGACGGCCATGGAGCTGTACCGGCTGGTGGAGGCGCAGTGGGAGCAGCAGGAGGCCGGCCGTCGCCGCGCCCGCCCCGAGGACAGGGAGCCTGACAGCAGCACGGACATGGAGCAGTACATGGAGGACCAGTACTGGCCCGAGgacctgggccctggccctggccccggcGGGG